The nucleotide window ctacagaaagaaaaaaaattgaggtTGGGGAATTTTAAAATTGGAGGATCTATTTTAGTAGTGAAATCTACTCATTGTTATAagtattttaaagttttataaacttattcttttaatatatagttttatatttgaaaCCCATTGAGAAATAATacactttctttttctcttttcctATAATGTAGTACTGGATGCATTTTTGGGTTAAGAAAAGAATTCCATTCATTGGATAAAAGAAAGGTGTGAGCGATGGACAGTATAGAATTTCTAAGAAACTTTTATCCGATAGGGACTGGTTTTAATTATGTGGTAGTGATGACATATTCAAACCTGTTGCTAAAAGTTTAATTTGGGTCCGTTTCTGGTCTAATATAcatttcctttttctttcttttttttcattcacAGGAAAAACATTAAATGTCACAGATTCTCAGTAATATCTCAGAGACCATCCCTTCCATGACGTCAACACCTTCGCTTAGCTGTCTCCCTATTTAAATTCTCTACATGCAACATcccattaaataaaaataaaagaaaaacaaaagccacaaaaaaatcaatattttctgagttttgttatttatttaaattcaaGAATATGGAGAGagcctcttcttcctcctccaagTCATCATCATCCATGGCTTCTTGTTCTTCTGATCAGTCTCTTTCCATCATTTCCGATAAAACCTCGTCTTATCTGACGTCATCCATGATTTCCCGCAcgtcatcatcatcttcctccGCCGTGGGAGACTACATCGGGACAGAGAGCTGCTTCGACGTCCTCTCCGCCGACGAAGAAAACGACGTATTCTCCTCCTCCGAGTCTATGAACCGGTATCGTTAcggaggaaggaggagagaggagagagaagcAAGAGCCGCGGCGGCGCGTGAGTTTCCCCCGCCGATACCGTTGCTTGCTCAGACAGAGAATCTTCTCCCGCACATGCCGTGGGTTTTGAAGCGTGTGTTGACGAGCGACGGGAGGCTTATCCTGAGGGAAGAGAAGGTTCGTCATCACGAGTACTTCCGTGCGCATAGATCTAATGGCCGTCTCACTCTCGACCTTGTTCCTCTAGACGATGACGTTTTTGAACTTCCTCAAGAGCCCTCTCATTACCAATCTGATGGTGATAATGATTATGATCACGATGATGATGAGAATGATCAGTGTGATGATCATCAACACGAGGTGGGGGAAGATTTGGATGATCTGGCGGATAATGTTGATAAGAGTGTCATTATTACTGCCCCTGACGATAAAGATGGTGTTATCCATAATTGTGATCATGATAAGGGCAATGTGCATGGTGGTAGTGAAGATGGATATAGGAAAGCTATATTAGCGGCGGTGGCGGATGAGACGGTGGTGGAGAGCGGAGGAGGAGGATCACCGAGAGGAAAGTGTTTGAAGTCTTGTTTTGTTGGTATGATAGTTCGAGAGATCAGACCAGTTCTTAGTTGATTGTTATTCTTAATTAGTACTCCCAACAATTAGCTTATTCGTTTCTTTCTGGAAAACAAATATTACCATCGCTGAGAATTAAACAAGTATTACCGGCTTAATTTATAAGAATAACTGAGTGTTTTTTTCAATAaagatttgtttcttgtttttgtatttttcagtgTAATTTATCTTCTTTGAGGGTATTCTACGATATTTTAAAAACTGTTTAGTTGGTTAATATTTTTGTCCGTACGTGAGTGGTGCTTTttttgtggttttaaatttctCTGGCCGGGTGAATTAATACTATGGAAAAGAGATACACTtgtaagagaaaatatttaaaatcgaATCGTAATCTCTCTAGaggatattaagtaaatattgGAAATTCTGAATACAGATTTAGAAAGAGCAACTGCGAAAAATCGATGAGAAGATATAACAGCTGATATTCGATAAAACCATATGGTGCAAACAgctaatgtatatatatacagggGCGGATCtggacaaaatatttatatggggcacaaataaattatatagcaaaaataaaatataaacaaaagttATAGCTatgcaatttttatttaaaaaaaatcaaacttgtaatttttttgaattctgagttttaaaaagaaaactcaaactaataagaaaaacaatttGGATCTTTTTTATTTCGTATAAATCAGATTCTAAAATGTTTTGATAAATTAACTAATAAGTCATGAAAGAAATTgacaaaacaatatatatatatatatatatatatatgtgagatGGCTACATGGAAAAATGATAGTAGAAAAGAACATGGAAACAAGACGGTGAGTGGGAGAGTCGAACACATATCTTATGGGACTATCGATTCAACTAGTAAGCAATTAACCTAAGGACCATAGTTAGACTAATTACTTAAAGGTTTCTTATAATCAGTGTGTGGCACATGCCCCACCCTTCAACAACCTAGGTccgcaatatatatatatacaagataTGAGCCCGTTGCGTTGCAACgggttttgtttgatgttttaatttaataaaaaccataaaataataaatcattttattatagtattatgattgtttttttgcatatattgtttgagatttattttataattgaaactcgttttcacacataagttcaagttaatatttgtattttataatcatggtgTATAGATTAGTTGTTATAAACTTTATACAAATGATTAGAGAAAATAATATACGTAAACACTTAAACTGAACACAATCcgaaataagaaataaaaagtaaaaaaaataaaaattaaatacaccGATCGAAtcaatgacaacattatacatgttcttttgtactaatttaatattttattaaataagtctttaaagttttattttgctatgattcttttaaaaataaaaacattatattttataaatctcctttttatttacaattaaaagataaaataaaaatattaaatactcttttacaattttgattaagattaaaaaaaagtaaattactgtcatataacctattataattatctactctttagaatttcagaaaaaatattgctatcaaataattatttttagttattaatgaatatttttaaaattgctatttttacaattcatatcaatactaattttacacttcttttgttagttaaataatttttatcatCATGTTCATCACCAAatactctcttaaaaataatatcaaacaaagttttacaattctcttttggttaggacttaaaaatattataaaaatttctttggtttaggatttttttttataaaaaaggaaaacaactataaaatattattttgcagttttgtaggattttagaaaaggaaattaatattacataatcttgtacaattatattttgtctaggatttaaaaataaataaaatttctatcaaataactatttccagttaatattaactatttttaaaagttgcaaattttaaaattcgttttttcaATAACATTAATATCTTTacaatttttcttgttaattgaagtaaaaattattattaaataaaattttacaattctctCTGGTCACGatttaaacaaaaagaaaattttttaattggtaatattagaaaataattttcttttagaaatttcTTTTATTATGCTTTTAGGAAAATAAgaagttattttcacataatgaaAGTTTTTATTGACGTATTcacaatctaattttttaattgacacATATCACAATCATATCAGGTGAAATATTTAaagttaattttggtttatattcataacacaaaattattaaaaaagtaaagttagttaattataagaaaaataagattatttttacgtttttattttatctggacttttaaaaaggaaattaataaaaaaaaattcttttagatttttatacaactattttatttttaatagaaaaattatgtttaattatttatatgttttgtcttatacatacaaacacatatttatcatatttacacATACTCATGTACGCcaataacataaaaattaaaagttatgatagcatcataagatgtaataaggataataaaaagttgagttgtatcaagaaattaaaagaaaatactcatgtaatacttttcatgtaaatactattgtgttttgtaaaataatatgtggaagcttaaacctaaatatagatttgaatatttgtagctattttatcataattttttaacatacaattatctattaaaaaggatatttatttacttataagaaaataataagattacttttacaattttcttttagttatgcttttaaaaaagtaatattatttattttaaaattagttttttcatgtttttattaaataatttattgtacttgtaggaatttacaatttgtttttgtttaacatttttttgaaaatttaatgtttatcttttataattctCACTCTttcgtatatttttaaaaaaacattataatgaaaaataataataataataacaattatAACAATaagtaataataacaataataataagactgtaaaaaatattaatagtaattatccttttaaaaactttttaaccaaaaaattgtaaaagagtgtttaatgttaattttctttcattaaaatcggatttttttaatactgttaaaaaaaattgtaaaagagtgtttaatgttaattttcctttattaaaatctgatttttttttttgaaaaaagttatataattttcgtttttagtGTATACCAAAAACGACttgtacaaataatttattattttagtgtatatatttttatttaatagaattgttttcttagttttaatgaaaatataattataaaatattatattgaaatTGGTTCTTCAAAATTGATGATTAACATGATTGTTGCACATGGtcattatttttctaaaaacatttatgtgttaaactatatcataatcaaaaatacatatactaaaataataaaaaaggatttttcttaaaaataagaaaaaattatattaaataatttgttttcaaatctattttttaggattttgaaaaaaggaaattttctaaaacaattactactaactattttttaaatcttttttactcttaaataattttttaagtagtttttttcaaaaatcgttttattatcttaatatatatatatttttagtcattgtatatttaaacacatgtcacaatattagaaggaaaattattatcaaataatcttttgcaatTATCTTTTGAGTAAGATCTTAAAcaaaggaaaattactattaaataatatatataataagatttttaataaattcgtttttgttaatatcttagtatatatgtttttaattatgagataaattaacacatgtcacaatcttaaatatattattgacatgtgtcgcgatcatattaattagcaactttgaagaaccaagctttatataataaaataaattcgtttatcctaccaaaaaaaaaaaaaattcgtttttgttaatatcttagtatatatgtttttaattatgagataaattaacacatgtcacaCCCTTAactaactattttttaaatcttttttactcttaaataattttttaagtagtttttttcaaaaatcgttttattatcttaatatatatatatatttttagtcattgtatatttaaacacatgtcacaatattagaaggaaaattattatcaaataatcttttgcaatTATCTTTTGAGTAAGATCTTAAAcaaaggaaaattactattaaataatatatataataagatttttaataaattcgtttttgttaatatcttagtatatatgtttttaattatgagataaattaacacatgtcacaatcttaaatatattattgacatgtgtcgcgatcatattaattagcaactttgaagaaccaagctttatataataagatatatatatattgtttccaTTTCTGGAGATAATTGATATAGGAAACTGATTTTGTATGTACATATACCTTAAATACATCGATTTTCTTCTGTCTGCACgacttcaaaaatataatttagcaAACCCTTTATATAAATTcggatttttaatatttatttacgaTAAATTACCAAATAGAGAGACGACGTCATTTTAAGTACTGATATTAATCCGCACATCcgtgtaaatatatttatatttttaaattcacttttaaatataaaatatgttataaagatatatattttatatctattttatgtatataatttttattttgaaaattttttatttattgaaatttgtttgatgatattgtacaaatcatatattaataaagtaatttttttattaattcatattaAACTACTATTAGTTggtattaatagtttaattttaaacagtagtttaatatgaattaataaaaaaattattagcttctttgtttagaaatttttattcttgaaatgtttttatgtgaataaattaaattattttttatattttaaaatattattttatttaatatattatatttcagtttaatgtttttatttttactaaaaatatcaaatataaaatgttacaactaataaaatattatttattttgtttcatataaaaatttaattttataatttaaaaagaattgggctatactatttaatttcaaaattagttactgaaatatataaaatatgttttatattaaatatgataaacagtcaaataataattacttaatgacaatatatttattttttttagaaatgttattgtttatatgtatatttttttgttaggaaaatattatatatgagtaatttgaggatgtttagttaaatttcTAATGAATGCTCTAACATAGATTTATgtatagtagataaaaaatagaattttattttaatagagtagatattTTTAATCTATCGAAAAAGATAAGCCAATAAGGGTTAATAAAAGGTACGGAGAAAAATGTAAAGTACAGCTAAGATAGAaagatagaagaaaaaaaaactgcttGTTTTAAGACACTAtcttctgttctgttctgtctTTTCTCTTCAGTTCCTCATCATTGGCCTTTCCCACCACCTGATCTCTTGTCTTCTTCTGCCCCTCCCCGGTTTACTCTCTGTTTAACCGGTCTTCCTCACAAGCTTTCATCGCCTCTAAAGGCATGATTGGTTCAACTGCAGCGGTTGCGCTTGCGGTTGCGGAaatttgcggatgcgggtggttgcgatttctagcggttttaagatatttgtacgactggttctgcggttaaaaattggtacgtttgcgggatacttatgactatttaactaccaaatgcagcagcggttaaataataaattaacaatatttatattttatataattataaaaatatcaaaaataataataatataataaatataaaatttatatttagaaagttatagtttaatttttttttaaaatatagaaaatatttttattttaaagttttataatattaattaaaatataatagatatattttagcatttttataattctaattctaatttttttattgaatatttttatttttgtatttatattgttttgggaaaaaaaaatttatcctcccgcaaccgcaaacgctagctggaaccagcttttgaatttatgaggttcagagcgatttagaacggtttggagcggtttgagtgattgttgcaaaacgccaacaaccgctaccaaccgtaAAACTTGCATTTGCGGGTGATAAcaggaaaaccagtcataccctaaaTTACAACAACAACTTCAATTCCGCGGTAAATATATGTTCTCAAAAGACCGATAGTACTGGATATACATAATCTTGAAtaatataaaagatatatatattatttgagaattaTGTTTACTACGTGTCATACTTACGTTAATTCTCATAGTGGTTTATTAGTGCTATTCGTTTTACCGCCGTACCGTACGTATGGGTCAATATATCAATTACTCAAAAATAAGATAAACCTCTATATTCATTTATTAGCAAGGTTGTTATTGATAGCTAAAACTcaatataaagataaaaagcCCAGTAAAAAATCCTTTTACCAAAAAGCCAATCAATGAATCGTCACATATTTAGTTTAGCGCTAGCAAATAAACATTATTGTAGaaaatatatctataataaTTGTACTAGTATGAAAAAGTCTATCATCCACGAAAAGGTTGGTATTAATATTTATCAAGAAATAAAGAACaatcaaaaaatacatttaatctGGAAATTAAATTGGATGTCGTGACGTGGAGTAAGATTAGTTGTTCAATGTAATTTAAATAGACTTTATAGAAAgtgtttcatttttaaatgtaGGTAAAATGCGATTAAATAAGTACATACCTGTATACGAATTTTCATATGTGAAATATATATCTGCACAAAATATCACTGGCAGATTAGTAAATCAAACAAACTGTAAAACAATGTTTACATGAATACTTAGAAAATAAATTAGAGTCTGCTCATAGAGTTCCACATAATCACATGTGAGAGTTACTCACACACACATTAAGTTTTCTTTTGAGTTTCATCATTTTCTGTTCGACAGAAACTTAAATTCCATCTCTTTGCCATATCAGAAATGTCTACAGAACTGAGTTTCATCTCTTGAAAGAGATTTTTAGAAATAATAGcttaaaatagaaatatgtaTACCTTTTTTATCCAGAAGAATATCTTTTCACTTTGAAAATAACTTCTGGTCTACGATAAACCAAATTTGTGACAATGGAGTTTTTTCCTTTCTGTGATAATTTAAGCTACAAAACAGAAATATATTCTCATAATTAATATCTTCATTTAAATTATGCAGAAAgaatcatagaaaagaaaaagatgaatCTGAAttgaataatcataaaattttgtcGACCTGCTTTGCAACActcaaataaaaatgataaagaaaaagacacagaaaatagagaaaaataGTTGATCGGAAGTTACATAGTTCATTTTGAACGATGGtgataatttcttaaaaaataggAAATTTATTTGCAGttatttttgattttggattttgtaaaaCCTACGCCAAATGTCAAATTTTGATTAGATAGGTGATTTgtgatttagtatataaaagaTATCTTTAATGAATTGATTTAACTATTATACTTTGTATTACTTTTATtcataatattttgtaattacattattattaaaaaggaaTTTCCTGTAACCAAAATGTTATCAAAaagtaaatttatataaaaattaatatctgtaacattaaaatatacaagaaatttatatatttgaaacacACAATCAgttacatatttacaaaatattaatatatatatatatatatatatatttgaaacccACGATCAgttacatatttacaaaatattaatatattttaatatagcatgttcttcctttttttaattCACTTATTTCCTCATACATTTAAACAATTTTCTtatgtttagattttttaattaaaaggaaAATACGTTAATtagaaaatttgtaaatattatttcctacttatttataatttataaatgtatgTAAAcactttataaaaaatttcatttagGATGTGGCGTAGGTAACTTCCGTTTTATGTTGTTTTCACAATGACCATAAACAAAAGTAAAGATCAGTTTTTGGAGAAAGTTGGTTCATTTATACTAAATCTATTTTTCTTTCGGACAATTATATGTAGCGATTTCCAGAATGAAATCAAAGCCATGTCTGAAAATTATTAACACTGATGAAAAAGGCAATTCATAAAAGACAACCAAAAATGTTGTCTATAAAAAAGTTTTCCAAAATATTAAGtagttttaaattgattttttttttgttttttactaaATAAACATTTGATTGTTTCGACAACAAAATTATTTCCACTTCAGTAATTTTTTCACTTAATgttattttatgttatacaaCTTTCATCCATAATACACCTAAGCAGAATTTTCTTTCTTAGTTAttatatttcattatttatgaACTGTTAAATGAATAAGggtttgtaaaaaaattattgaaattatgATATTTAACTAGAATAACAAATAATGATATTACAGTCATAACTAACAGaattaactaaaattaattaactataCCAAGTTTAAACCATATCacaattttagaaataaatatcgtggccaaattaaatatttttcaaaaacaaaacaggACAAATAAATAACTCAAAAATTAAAACTGTAATTTAACtaacataaaaaatacataaacaaataaaaataaaattaataaaaatactaCCCAAATTATTATactttattttttcgtaaatattcatttatacGCATGAACGCGGGTGAATCACCTAGTATTAGTTAATCCAA belongs to Brassica rapa cultivar Chiifu-401-42 chromosome A07, CAAS_Brap_v3.01, whole genome shotgun sequence and includes:
- the LOC103829352 gene encoding uncharacterized protein LOC103829352, which encodes MERASSSSSKSSSSMASCSSDQSLSIISDKTSSYLTSSMISRTSSSSSSAVGDYIGTESCFDVLSADEENDVFSSSESMNRYRYGGRRREEREARAAAAREFPPPIPLLAQTENLLPHMPWVLKRVLTSDGRLILREEKVRHHEYFRAHRSNGRLTLDLVPLDDDVFELPQEPSHYQSDGDNDYDHDDDENDQCDDHQHEVGEDLDDLADNVDKSVIITAPDDKDGVIHNCDHDKGNVHGGSEDGYRKAILAAVADETVVESGGGGSPRGKCLKSCFVGMIVREIRPVLS